TCAAGTGTCCACCAAAGCATAAAAAAAGCAATAGTGCAAATAATCCTATAATCTGCCCGATAATAGGTTGTTCTATTTGTGATAATGGGTCAATCGTATTGACAATACCAAATCCCATTGGCACACTATAGAGCTCGCCGGATATTTGGAATGCAGAAATGACCAATGTCGCCATAAACCCAATAATTAAACCAACGGCAACTTCACTGAAAACCAACAAACTATATGTCAATAAATCATTTGGGACAAGGTTAATATGGTTTCTGACTATTCCAAACATAGACAAAGAGATAAACAGGGCTAAGCCCGCTTTTATCCGTGGCAGGATATTCACACTACCCCAAAAAGGTGCCATTACAAATATCCCGGAAATTCGGGCTAAGACTAAAAAAAACTTTTGAAACTCAGTCACAAATAATTCCATATTTTACCTTCAGGGTATTAGAGTCGTGTTGAGTAAGTTTTGCACGGGGCATCATCACATTTCGTAACCT
Above is a window of bacterium DNA encoding:
- the fliR gene encoding flagellar biosynthetic protein FliR, with amino-acid sequence MELFVTEFQKFFLVLARISGIFVMAPFWGSVNILPRIKAGLALFISLSMFGIVRNHINLVPNDLLTYSLLVFSEVAVGLIIGFMATLVISAFQISGELYSVPMGFGIVNTIDPLSQIEQPIIGQIIGLFALLLFLCFGGHLMMLITISKSYEIVPVLKLDDCSMIVKTIITSFAGMFLTAVKISMPVMGVVFLATLAMGLLSKASPMMNIMVLGWAVTIVVGILSLIFLFPLLSTVAVNLFEQLFADIDNLLINLGENNVK